The nucleotide sequence TGACAGCCTCAAAATCTACAAATCAGTGACCAAcgcattacagaaaaaaaaaacggAAAATAGCTATTTACCATGCAAAAGATTGTCTTGACATTTCTGACATCTCTCACGGAACTGTGGGCATCCAGAGGAGTTCTCCCGAAGCTCCCGGCACAGAGGTCTCTGGTGCCCTGACACAATTTTTGAGAACGTGCCACTTCTGTCAGGATCTAGAACGAAGTCACAGTATTTTTAGACTGCTGTTAAACTTAAGGTCTTGATAAGTATACGTTTGTTACCTACTCTGTGTGCTAGAATATAATTTCTTGCCCTTAATCCAAAATATCTGGCATAattcctgtcccccccccccccaaaaaaaaaaaaaaaagggaataaagctttaaaatgcagaagtctggagaaaatagaaagcatgttttctttcaagGAATTCATGCCACTATAGCATATTCCCTTATAAAGGCATAGTAGCATATTGCCCACTAATAGCCAAACAATTGCTGATATTATTACATGTTATTTCTACAACATGTGAGTTCTGGTAAGATCTTTTTGACCCTTAGAAGTCAAGATGCTTCATAATCACATACAGCTAGAGGAGAGCACAGTACCAAAGCTTATTTCTGAGGTAACATGGGTCATGatacaggaaaaattaaaaaatgctgttgaAGAATCCCTTAACCTTGTATTTTCTATGACCATATAATGGTTATGTCACCTGCCACTCAGAGTTATGGCGTGTGCTTACTGTGATCTGCTTATAGACAGGCACCAGCATGTATTGGAATGATGCTTGTTTTTCTATTTGCACTAGTAAGATAGGAAGGATAAGGCTTATTTATATTCTAAAAGTTGACCATGTGTTTTTTCCTCCATTGAGAGTTATCATCTGAAACCAATGTTATGCCCAGAATTTTTCTGGTCACTGGAAAACATGATGGCTAGTCTGTATTTGATTGTCACGCTACATTGCTACAGTAGCCTGGAACAGGGCTTTCAGCTGCCTGGCTGAGCTTAATGTCATTTGGCAAGGGCAGTGATATCCCTTGACATCTCACAGAATTACCCTCTTTTTTTTAGAATTGGTGACATGTCAATATGATATGATACAAATCATATCCTGACAAATGATGAGATCAGACCTGTCAGTCAGCTTTATGAAAACCTGCATCCATCATGAATTCCAGCACCCCTGAAGAACTCCTGCAAATGCTTTGAGAATTGCCGTTAAAATCAGGCTGTGTAGGACCCATCAGTCCCCCTGTGACATTTCTCTGAGATTTCTAGGTGATTTGTACCTTTTCATTTAACCAATAAAGTTATCCTTGACCCATGCCTGTTTAACCAAGAAAGCCCCCAGAGCTTTCATATAGTATCTCAGACTAACGTCCTGCAAACGGAATCATTAAACATAGTTTAGCAGTCCTGAGGGGTTTGATGTCATTGACAGTGCAgttgattttcattttctaacacTTGCCTTTGGCTTGTTCTGGCACATTTCTTCTGTTATCTCTGTATTCATCAAATACTTCGGTAATCACCTCGGTGACACCTTCAAACACCGTCTTACTGAAATCAAAAACTATCTGTAAGAAGCCAGGTATACCCCAGACTTTCTGTGAGCCATCATTTCTGGGGGTGTCTTCAGGTAAAGCTGGCATGCTGGGGGACTCATTCAAGTCCAGATCAGACATGAAATATGTCTGAAAAGACTGGTCAAACTCTTTTTgcatctgcttaaaaaaaatgaaacttctgtcaAATATTGAGCCCATGTCCAATAATAGTTGGCTAAATAAATCTTCCATTTTTACTAGCTGGGTATCCTCTTTCTCAGGCTTTTCGTTAAACTGGATGTCTTTTCCTTGATCCtcatgaaaagtaaaaatgagtgGAGGTATTTTCCTCAAAAAATCTTCAACCTGTTTATAAGAAGGAGACAGATCAGCTGCCTGACAAGTTATCAGTTTTTCATCTCTCAGGGAAGTGGctctaatttttctctttcaaataccCATAGAAACAATGCCCTCTTAGTAACTACAAAAAGCATGTTCTCTGAATTTAAGGACACTAGACTCTAAAGGGTGAAAGTACATTCAGTCTAAATCATTAGCTCCAAATCAGATCTGGAGTAAAAGGGTTGCCAGTTGGCCTTTAATCTATGGAGGCTCAAAGTTAATATCGTCGTTCGGGGTTCTTCCAACAAACAATTTGGACTTTATCTTGGAAACATTTCTGTGGTACTTATGTGCAGTGTAGGGAACAGAAGGCGATTGTTCTCGCTGTGGTCTGTAAACACCCTACCCTCCCTCACCAATGGCCAAGTCCTCATGTCCTTGTGCAAACTGAaacccattaaaatcaatggaacaGTGGCTCCGGATCCATGGTTTGGTGATGGAAGAGGCTGAGGGTCGACTGCTTTGCTAAGTTCCCGGTCCCTGGGTCTCAGCCACTGGTTCCCTGCTCCGTGCTTTAATACCCTACCTTTGCCTGAGCAGGTGTAGTGTTTTGTGGAGTCACACTTCATGGTGTTAGAAAACTGCTAAGGGTTAAGAAGCACCCTGccaaacacacacatatagatatccatttacttttttttttttttaaatcagatcagCTGCTTGATCTGACCAGTAGTGCAGCTCAGAGGGAAGGTGAATTGTGACACCTAAGCCAGTGTTGCCCCTGCTGCCTGTGTGTCATCAGCCACAGCTATTgtctttgtctccttttttaaaaaaattatttagctcACAACACATTTCTGACTTTGAAAGCTTCAGATAAACTATATAGCTCACTGAGGCAGTTATCAAGATGGTCAAAGACAGTGACAGTGCAGTCTGTAACTTTTACTGCAATAATTTCAACGTGACATCCACAGACTCTTGAAAGTCCAAGAGATATATTTGAGGTATCTGTGAGAGGTATCAAAAAAGCCAAAAACATCATCAATAGTCTTAAATGTAATATCTTCCACATTTTTACCTGAACAGTTTTAAGAATATGCACAAATGTTAAACACCTTTGCTCTAAAGCTTGTCACTTCTGAAACACaccatgtttaatttttaagttattgtATTTTTCAGTGCCTGGGGATGTGAAAGCTAGGTAGTCTGGCTAAAATTTTAGTAGCATTAATTGCACGGTTTCAGTTGTTCAGCTGCACTTAAAGCATATGCCCAAATTAGAAATGTGATAACAATTTTGTTAAGTCTTGTAATAATAACGTGCCAGCCAggaaagcatgttttctttctggtagAATTAGGGGAATCTCCTTTGCTGACagtttcctttattaaaaaacagttaagcattttaaagctattttcttaCTTAAAGagtagatttaaaataaaataaatataggaAAGAATGATGTTGTATAagtaggtgattttttttttccccatggaatTTTGCTAACTATATCTACACTTTTAACTCTGCTGATTTTCAGACAGACCGTAAAGAATCTATCTGGTATTTTTCACAAACAGTTATTAAGCATCTTAATGCAAGTCCTACTGTGAGAGACAACACTGTACATCTGGAGTGACTCTGTTGGAGTCAGGGGAATAAACAGTGTCCATGGAGTCACACCAGGGTGGAACCGAACGTATTTTGGCTCAGTGTTCAATGAATATAATCACATGTAATCTCTGCCATAAAACTTCACATTTCCAGACTCtccaaatcaaattaattttagtaACCTGATATAAATGGCGGATCTGGGtattgagaaaataaaatgtgttctcTCTAAAACTGTTAGGGGAATTCAAGAGTATTTCCAGATACAAAATTTCTTCCTACCTTTGTTCTAAATGTTGACAAACCATGTTTGCAAGTTGTATAATATCTCATGCAGGTACTTTCTAAACAAGATTCACATTCATCCCATAAATTTTTCAAGGATACTTGACAttgtctttcttcttcttctaatcTTTCCTTTACTTCATCCATAAGTCGCAAAGCTTGCTAAGTAAGAAAAAAGATTCAGTTGAGGGCAATTTTCAGATTAATATTCTAACTACTTATCCCAGTGTTGATCACTCATTTTGGCtatttatgtaactttttttgcTAATCCCTAACCGTTAGGGTAGGTTATCTTCTCAGCTGCAGTCACATATGGAGGGAACTGAAAATTGAAAAACTTTTCCTTACAGAGTTTTTCTGATGTTGTTCTCTCAGACGGCACAGCCTACAAAACCAAATGGATCTCTACAGTCTAGCTGGATCTCTGAGGttatgaaaaaacccacacaactttCTGTGCAAGAAGCATTCAACCTCTCACAAGGTCATGTGCTCAACTTTTATCATTTTTTCTCCGTATCATATCTGCAGTATTCATCTGTTCCACAAATAGcccttttttgttgctttgctcTATTCTTAAAAGGACTGATATTTCATGAGGCTAGGTCCTTGCCATACATAAATTCTTTCTCTAATGTGGAAATATGTAGAGGTATAGCATTTCCTCTGGGATTATACTAATCAAAAGACAGTAGTGAGGGGGTTTCTTCCTGCTCTTGTGGAATTGTGAGGCACTCCTTCCATACTGAAGGGAAACAAGATGCATTTTACAATGCTGCTTCTATTTACTGGATCGTTCTTCATCAGGTAGAGCACAAAGCTGAGCCgatcagaagcagcattttagaATAGACTCGGCAATGGAAAGACGGAAGAGTTTTTCCTACAGAAGTAGATTGCAcatcattaatttatttctgcaagtacaagatattttaataatttaggtTTTCAGACAATGTTCCAAGTTGCTCCTAAGTataacagaaaccttttaattggTCAGTCTTACTCCTTTCTGGCAGCATTTCAATAGAGAAGAGgctgacagaaaagaaaactgtCAGAATGTGCTTGGTGGAGACAGTAACTGTGGTCTTCATAGTCTATTATTTTCTGATCTTTCTAATACATTTATTCAGTGTTTTATGAACTCTCGCTGTGGATGTAAGTTCTGTGTAAATGAAATCATCCAGTAAGAGCTAGCAACAGCATAGATCATGGGAGTGTACTGGTGCTCCTAAAGATATGAGAAAGCTATCAGGTAGTTTTTGGCTTGCTAATACAAATAGTTTAAACTAACTACCAGATGTTGGGGCAAGAGGGAATTTTCCTTCAACTTCATTGAAAGCAATAGTTAGGatcttagtatttttttaaatatacagtgaTGTCTGTTTCTCAGGATCATCTGAGCACGTGGCTCTGAGCCTAGGCATTGCACTAGGACATTGGAAATTCCCCTGATCCCTGTACTTTCTCTAGAGCATGTTATCATTTGTGgctttgatatttttctgaaagtcaAAAGTTTGCAAAGCAAGCTGGGAAACGTCTTGTGGCCTGAGGTGTATAAAGACatgcagggctgagctgctggacTTTCTGCACAAAACACCTTTATACAGTTGCTTGTAGTTGCCTTGACATGAATTCAGTGAAGCAGGGGATTTCTAGAAATAAGCAGTAAGTGCGATACTTTATTCAACACATTGCTGTTGCAGCAGCTGTGCCTTCTGGATGTTACAAAACTCAGGTTCTCTCTCCAAAGTAATGTTTGAGTCTACATACAGCACTTAATGTCTCTTTTTACTGTGGGACTTCTGTGTTTCCACATGGTGGTCACCATCAGCTTCACTATGCCTAGGCTGCTGCTGGCTACCTCCCAACTGCAGAATAAAGTGAGAGAGCTCAAATCCAAGGGAAGCTGTGTCAGACAACATGTTTTACCTTGCAACCAGGATGGGCTGAGAGAAGTAACTAGTGGTAACTCAGCTGTATTTTGTCTAGTGCTCactatttcagtttcattttagaaATAGCTTAGACATTCAGCCACAGGGAAAAATTAACAGTATGCCACTCAGAAAGCTGTATTTCTGAGGAAAGACAGAAACTTTTCACATGTAGCTTTCAAAAGAACCATGCAATCTGGAAGAGGCGCCAGTGAGGCAGACAGTGCTCTTGTTCAGTACTTTATTCCAGGACAGTCTGAAAGCTTCCCTCAGGGTTGAAGACTCAGTCTGCTAGGGTCCTGCCAGCAAGCAAGCTCTTTCTTAAGAAATTGGCAAATTTAAACTAATGTTTTAACTTCTTCTGAAATATGAACATCCAGGTTCCTGGTAGGCTAGTAAATGATGTCTATTGGCCCAACTCCTGCTTCCAGGAGACAGGCAGTGAGAACCTCTATAGAGGTGCCATGAGAGTTTTCTTCTGGCAGTGAAAGAAAGTGTTAGAAGCGGATTGCCTATCAATCCTGTGACCACATAAAGAGGTGTATGCTACTCAGTGTACATACAATGTGGTTCACATCCTTCCCAGAAAAGGGGAGACACCAAGGGATCCCTTCTGGGTTGCTTATTGGCCTAAACACAATGGCATGCTCTACTACTTCCAGGAGGTAGGCTAAATCCATGTATGACCTGCCTCATCTTTGATTAAAAATAGCCAGAActtaacaaaaatacaaacaaaaaatcccagatGCACTTCAGTTAcctgtttttcttcactgctctTCTTCAAGGTTTTCATCAGATTTacatgcttttcttcatttctttccatcATAATTTTCATCTGCTTAATACCAATCAAGGCTTTCTTTACTTCTTCGTCTACATACTTCTCTCCAACTTCAGATAATACTAAAAATCCAAATTATACAGTGACTTAATCAGATTTTAACACTATCACAAATTGTCATGCACTgacaaagaagaatgaaaacagcTCTGTTTCCCTACTGTGGCAGAGCCAAATCTTGAGATAGTGAATGCAGAATAACAGAGCCAAGACAATTTCCATCAGATAGGAGTCTGGCCCGGAGCCTTTGCCAGTAATCAGCTGTGTGTAACTCAGGCTATATACCGGGCTGTGCCAGTGCTGATCACTGAATCCCAGAACAGTTGAGGCTGGAAGGTGCCTCTGGAGATCACggagtccaacccccctgctcaaagcagggtcaactagagcaggttgctaaGGTCCTCATCCTGGGTTTTGGATAACTCCAAGGATTACTCATCAGTTTTCTAATGACATAACCAGTATATTTATCTTTGATCTGCAAGCAGCCTGTGACAGCTTCcctttacattttgaaaatgtagaTTACAGGTGACTTCAACCTGCAGAAAAATACAATCTCTAGACTTCCTGTGAAGTAATGACCACAGAGTTTTGGTGAAAGCCTGGGTTGGCCCAGATGTTGCACCTTGAAGCTCTGCATGATTGCCTATGCTTTATCtgcatttgtttcctttgcagaaaTACCCTGAATATCACTGGAGCTATACAAAACAAGTAAAGAACACATATCTCTGAGAGTGCCAAAAGCATGCTAGTCATTTCTTCTCTTatgtctttcttcccttccccgaactttttctttgttacagCAATATTATTAATGTAGACCGAAGCAAAGGAATATTTCATGGCTGTTCCTCTTGGGATTCCTATCCACAAAGTAAAGCCATGCTTAATGGTGAGTATATGCATAGTAGttgcttttttctaaattaagtaattttatttcGATTACTTGTAGTAACCGTGTTTTCCAGCAAAGTGTATAATTGTAGAATAAGCATTTTCAATgattatttaaacaaacaaaataattcaaaatttgtTGAATTGAATTTTGGCTTCAGTTTATATTCTAATGATCTATGAGGGACAAAATAACCtataaaaatgctgtaaatactttttttgtaaGGGGATGCTTATCTGTTTATCCCTTTACTTTCTCATCCCGGTTGTTCTTATCTCCCCgttgtgtgtgtgtggatgcATGTAGTCAGCTATATGGTGGTTTCTAAGCTCCACACATGAAAGCGGATCCTCTTGACACCAGTGAGTGTGCAAGTCAAAATGCACCACGAGACTGGAGACGTGGGCCCAGGGGCTTCCAGCACACCCCTGATAAGAAAAACATACATACGCTTCAGGTTTTCCCGGAGATTCATTTCCTCCTGCCTTGTTGGTGCACACTGATGACCATTCAGCCATAGCACATATATTATAAATAACCAAGAGGACTTCATGTTCTTTCTGTAAAAGAAGCAGGTAGGTGCAGTTAAATGTAAGCATCTTCATGATGCTCAAATGCCTAGGTGTAATGTTTACTAAGTATTATACAAGTTCCCATTAATTTTGACTTTAACTATGGTTTCTGAGATCTATAACATGCACCTAAGTGCTACTGTTAGCGAAAACACATGAGTAAGAAGCTTGACCTCATTGTAATTATCTATTCAGACTAACTAGATGCATTTCACTGAGTTTGCAGAGTGGTGTAACAGAATCAGGACATAGATATATAAAACTGAAAGCTTATGCAGCTCAGTCTGTCCCTTTTCTACCTTGTGAAACTCACTAATTACTGATCTCACACTATGTTCTTAGCTCATATTGTAAATGCATCCATGCTAAACATTATTGCCAAATTTAAAACGGGAAATTTCTAGAATGTTGTTCCCTTCCTTGTCTCCAAACATGCAATTCCTTTCATTGTCCTTCAGGATAATACTTAATATAGCAGATGCAATAACAGGTGTGCCAAGAAATGGGCAATTAGATCAGTTTTGTAAAGAAACACATCAGCAATTGAAAGAAATTCCTACAAAACAGGGGAAAGAAATGCCATTTGCTTTATTTCCCTCCCAAGAGCAGTTAGAGGAGAAAGGTTTATTTTCTAGAAACCATGCAACTACACTTTCTAGCTCTCAACTGATTAAGTGAACACAGTATTTAAGTGCTTTTTTAGCCAGTATAGCCTCCTTGGAGATGCAGTTATCAGCTACAAATGTGTGTGTAAGTTAAGAGCCTGGATTTATTTATAGCCTGGATTTACTTCTATAGTTATTTGCATATTGTAACTTTACATTTCTAGCAAAAAAACAATTAACTTTGCAAAGAAATACAAACCCATTaccaaagaaaagtaaaaaaccccaacatatttACCATTAATACTGAAACACTTCCTCTGCAAAATTGCTCCCCGCGTCAGGAAGGGGTCGGGCTGTGTTCTGATCTGATTGCTGGGAGTGTCAGGGATTTTGCCATGTTCTACTTATCTGATGAGAAGGTACTTAATCCTATTAACGGGACGTTTTGTCGTTAGGCTGCAGGATTTTGCGTGCATGGAACTTCATGCTCATCTCTGTGGGCAAAACCACTAGGGGGAGCGTTGGGCAGAATTCcataattttatgtaatttgaCCTGCTATTTTTCTGTAGTTGGTAGCCTTTCGTCTAACTAGCTCTTCCATCATCTTGCTTTTTACCTTAGGTGACATCTGCAGCTTATGTTCTTAGTGAAATTGTTACAATTAGTTTGGCTAAGAATAGCTTCCAACATTTAATCTCTTCAGCGTAGTTTTAGTTTGCTATAAAAAACACTGGATTATGTAATGGCCTTCTTTGTATACCTTCTGAAGATACAGAAATTGAAAAAATCAGGAATGCAGATGATGTAGGCTCTATGAGTAGAATCTGATATGAGATAAGCAAATTTTGGCAATTTGTACATCATTATACTTGctaatgttttgggggtttgctgCCTTGATTTTCTTCAGTTAATCCATGTGTGTGAAATATGTCTGGGATCTGACCAGCATAAAGTTTTGAAACTTTGAAATGAGATATTTAAATACTAAACAGATGCTTGATATAAAATATGGACAATGTCATTAGCAAATCATATCCCATCTTGTGATGTTCAGCAATAATACTCCCTTGAAGTCAAAGAGGAGACGGGCAAAGTAGATGTCTGTAGCTCATggtctgcaacagcagttttaaaacatcccattcttttttgtttacCTCATAGTTCATAAAAGCCAATTGATGATTGATGGTTAAGATCTAGCATGATTAATGCTGCTTAAGGCAAGAGATTTGAGGGTTTTATTTTTGAACGTTATCAGGAAGAGTGGAGAACCTGTTAGCTCTAATGGGAACTGCAAGTCCTCAGTCTGCATGTCCTCCTTGACCGAGACTCATCACTACACAAAACCTTTCAAGTTCTCTTTTCTGGCAATAGCAAGCAGGCACCCTCGCAGACTTGGCAATCCCCCGGCCAGACTGTCTGCTAAGCACCCCTGGGGCTTGGGCTGAagtaaaaggggcagcctccctcTCTGGGCCCTGTGCTTGGCTCAGGATAGAGAGTAAATGGAAAATAGGTTTGCACAAAGGAAGACAATCTATTACAGACACTTGTGAAATGCATGTTATTAGCCTACATGTGTAATGAATCCTAACAAAGACTTTAATCTTTCAGTACAAGGAGTTTGCCCCCTCATTTTTGGCACTTATCTTTACTAATATTAATTTACTAGAAGAAGTTACTGTTGGCCTTTCTGGACCTGACTCAATATAGAGAAAGCTTTACTCAATCCAGAGCAAAAAGGGCGGTTTCAACACATCACCCGTAGTTCCCAGGAACTGGCAAGAAAGCAGGCTGCCTCAACCCTGCAGAGAGGGAGAGCAGCACTCCTGTCCCAGGGCAGAGAGGCTGGAGGCTGCCTCTGGCACAGGTATCACTGCTTATTTTCGGAATTGCCCAGCTTCTGAAGGTCTCTGTGGGGGTCTCTGGTCAGACATACTCTTGCCCCTTGCAAAGCCAGTCCTTAATGGAAATCTGTACTGAAGTTGATGCTAAGACATGGAGTCCTGATGGATGTCAGACTCCTTTTCTGAATTGGTTGATTTTGAACATTGTGAAGTGTGTTGCATTGTCTTAGGTGTTATTCTTCACACTTTATTATAACCACTATGTAACCACATGGAATTTGGCATTACTATGTATATctatttcttttcacaaaaacaCACAATCCTAGTTCTTTGCTCTTGTGTTATTTCATATATATCTAATGGCTGAAAGAGCAGGTCTAAGGAACTTGAGGACAAAATTCTCTAGACATAGTATGCCTGTTAAAGTTAATCTTGGGCTTAAGCTTAATCTTTGAAGTTCACTTAAGAACCCAACAGTGCTCACTGATGCTGTTGCAAATTATAAGGTACTCTTCTAATACTGAATCATACTGGAGACAGCCTGAAGAAGCTCTTGTGAGCAAGTTGTAGACAGTGTCTTTTTCCCCACCCCGACTGTTATTCCGGTACTGctatattttaattgaaattaataGGTATGtattggaaaaaataaaggaaatagcTTGAAAAGGGATTTCAGTAAAAATAGGCTTTTTGCAAGATACTGATAAATTGAAATGTAAATAATTGTAACGATACAGATAGACATTGAGCTTGCACCTAGCTGAACTTGAGCAATGAGAGTTGTAGCTGCTTTGTGGAGTTTCCTTCTGTCCTGCTGGATGACCTCCACAAATGCGTAACATTTTTTCACAATGTACTGTGACTTCTCCCTTTTTGTTGATCCATTCCACCTGGCAGGATTAAGCATCAAGAAATATGTTGAAAAGGAATTTCCTGTGTTATACATCAGCTGTAGGATTTTGTTCCAGTTATATATTTACACAATTATTTGCTCTTTGGA is from Accipiter gentilis chromosome 2, bAccGen1.1, whole genome shotgun sequence and encodes:
- the CLUL1 gene encoding clusterin-like protein 1, which encodes MKSSWLFIIYVLWLNGHQCAPTRQEEMNLRENLKLLSEVGEKYVDEEVKKALIGIKQMKIMMERNEEKHVNLMKTLKKSSEEKQQALRLMDEVKERLEEEERQCQVSLKNLWDECESCLESTCMRYYTTCKHGLSTFRTKVEDFLRKIPPLIFTFHEDQGKDIQFNEKPEKEDTQLVKMEDLFSQLLLDMGSIFDRSFIFFKQMQKEFDQSFQTYFMSDLDLNESPSMPALPEDTPRNDGSQKVWGIPGFLQIVFDFSKTVFEGVTEVITEVFDEYRDNRRNVPEQAKGKYPDRSGTFSKIVSGHQRPLCRELRENSSGCPQFRERCQKCQDNLLHDCPNVPELHVKFDEAFKLVNLSGEQYEQILQVVQRHTEDTSYLLNKMKERFGWVSELSNMTIGPENIFNIVKVVPGDPSGKNETVVDVNILTSPTFTIKVPPNLDPKSAEFIEYIAGKALQLYKQNF